The Hymenobacter oligotrophus genome segment CGGAGCGGCAAATCGGAGGAGGTGGAGCATGCAGCCTGTACGCAGGCGCGGCCTAGGTCGTTAGGCTATGGGGCAACCAGGCGGGCCGCGGCAGCCTCAGGCAGCAGGGCCAATTTGCGGGTGTTGTAGTCGAAGCAGAGCATGCCGGTTTTGGCGCGGGCTATGTCGCGGCCTTCGGTGGTTTGGATGTGGTACACCACATCGAAGCCGTACTTGTGCAAGTCGGTAGCGGCCATTTGTACGCGCAGCACGTCGCCGTAAAAACCCTCGCCCTTGTACTCCACGGCCAAATCCGACATGATCATGCCTTCTTTGGTGGCGGGGTTGTATTCGGCCAGCTCCATGTGCCGCAGAAACTGCACGCGGGCCTCGTGCAGCAGGCTTACGAGGGCATCGTTGCCGAGGTGGGCGCCGTAATTTAGGTCGGTGATGCGCACGGGCAGCTCCACGGTTACGGAAAACGTTTCGGGCAAGGCTACTTTTACGCGGGCCATAGGTTGGTATTAGGTATTAGATACAGCGTAGTCAGACTGAACGCAAATGATGAGCGACGTTACAAAGGTAGAAGTACGGCAAACCGGCGACGGCTCGAGCACCTTGTACGTGCCGGCGCTCGACGAGCACTACCACTCCACCCACGGCGCGCTGCAAGAGTCGGTGCACGTGTTTATCCGAGCGGGCCTCGAGCCAGTGCTGCTTACCGCCGACCGCCTCCAGCACATTCTGGAAGTGGGCCTGGGCACCGGCCTGAACGCTTTGCTCACATTGCAGCGCAGCCTCACGGCCCGCGTGCGCATTCACTACGATGCCGTCGAGACCTTCCCATTGCCGCCCGACATTGTGGAGGCCCTAGGTATTGAGCGGTACGTGTTGAACCCGGAGCTGCTCGATTTGCACCGCCAGTTGCACGCTGCCCCCTGGAACACGCCCATCGACCTGACGCCGCACTTCGAGCTGCGCAAGCTGCACGTGGCGCTGCAGCAGGCGCACTTGCCCGCTAACCACTACCAGCTCGTTTACTTCGATGCCTTTGCGCCCGAAAAGCAGCCCGATATGTGGACGCAGGCCGTATTCGAGCAACTATTTGCAGCCACGATGCGCGGCGGCATACTAGTGAGTTACTGCGCCAAAGGCGCCTTCAAGCGCAGCCTTAAGGCCGCTGGCTGGCAAGTAGAGGCATTGCCCGGCCCGCCCGGTAAACGCGAGATGACACGTGCCCGCAAGCCTTAGGTTGATTAAAACAGACGCATTTGTTTGAAAGCCATGCTGCTGAAAAAGCTTTTGTTTTTGCAACAGCAATGTAGCTTAGTGCCTACCGACGACCTAGGAATTGTACGGTTAATAGGGTGAGCCTCTGACCGAAGGTTCGCCTAACTACCTAGCCGCCGTAGCCCGCCATCCGTATTTTGGCGGTAGCTATGAGTCGAAAATTCATCGAAATAGAAGGCCAGCACTGGGTTGAGCAGGGCATCATCAGCCCCGAGCAGCACCAGCGCCTGCTGGCCTTGTACCCCGAGCAGCAACGCGCCATTGGCTTGTTGCCGCTGTTGGGCAGCCTGTTGGTGGGCCTGAGCGCCCTGAGCCTGGTGGCGGCCAACTGGCAGGAGTTGCCCGAGTTGCTGCGTTTGGGCCTGCTCATCGGCTCGATGGTGGCCGCTTACCTAGGCGGCGAACATTTTCTGCAGCGTGGGTTCCGCTCCATGGGCATTGGCCTGGTAGCCCTAGGTCTGATTTTGTTTGGGGCCGGCATTGTGCTCACGAGCCAGATGTACCAACTGGTGGGCTATGATGTAACGGGCCTGCTAGCCTGGGTGGTAGCCGCGGTGGTGCTCACCTTCATCTACCAAAGCCACTTCTTGTTTATTCTGGCCGTGGCCATTGGCGTGCTGGCGCAGGGCTACAGCGTGGGCAGCCTCAGCAGCTACAGCTACGCCAGTGCGGGGCTGATGGCCGGCGGCCTGGGCTACTACTGGTGGCGCCGCCCCGATGCACTCTGCGGAGCCATTCTGGCTACGGGCCTGCTTTGGCAATCGGCGTTGCTGATTAATCATTTGCACATCAAAATCACGTGGTTTTTTGTGCCGGCCATGCTGGTATACGCCGCCGGCGACTGGCAGCCTAACCGCCCTGCCGCCCGCGCCCTGCAAGCCCCGCCGTTGGTGGCGGCGTTCTTGTTCATGCTCGGCCTGGGCATGTTTGGCGAAGCCGGCAGCTACACCGATCAGCTGCGGCCGCACTTTGTGGGCTTTGTGGGGGCGCTGCTGCTGGTGTTTGGCCTCTCGGTAGCGGGCAAGCGCGCCCGCGGGCACCTAAGCAGCGCCGCCGATTGGCTGTTGCTGCTGCCGGGCTACTACTTTCCGGGCGGATTGCCGCTGGCCGTGGCCGCGCTGGTGGTGCTGTACGCCTACACCGGCTCGGTGCTGTACCGCGGCTACCAAGAGCAAGCCTCCGACCGCGTAAACCTGGGCACGGCGCTGTTCATCCTCACTACCATGGTGGCGTACTTTAAGCTGACGTGGGAGTTCATGGATAAGTCGCTGTTCTTTTTGCTGGGCGGCTTGCTGCTGCTGGGCCTGAGCTGGTACCTGCGCCGCCGGGCGCGTGCTATTCCGCCCTCCAACCCGCCTACGCACTAACGATGAAGCTGGTGCCTACTCTCTTCTTGTCGGAAGCTGCCGATAAGCGCCGCCGCTGGGTAGCCTTGGCCGTAGCCGCGCAGGTGCTGTTCATTTTGCTGGTAGCCGGGGCGGGCTCCGCCATCAGCAGCTACGGCCGGGCGGTGGTACTGCGCACGTCGCCCGTCGATCCGCGCGATTTGCTTTACGGCGACTACGTTACGCTGAACTACGACATCAGCCAGTTGCCGCGGCCGCTGTGGCGCGGCTCGGAGGCCCCGCGCCGCCACCGGCCCGTGTACGTAGAGCTGCGCCCCACCCCGGCCGGCTACTACGAGGCCGTGGCGGTGTACCCCGCCGAGCCCGCCTCGCTGCCCGCCGACCACGTAGCCCTGCGCGGCTGGATTGTGAACGTGTGGCGCCAAGGCCTGCAACTTCGCTACGGTCTGGAGCGCTACTACGTACCCGAGGGCGAAGGCCGCAAGCTGGAGCGCCGCGCCGGTCGGCAGCCACTGCTGGTGCACGTAAGCGTGGCGCCTTGGGACCAGTCGCGCATTACCCGCGTCGAAACAACCCCAAAACAAGCAGAGCGCCCGTAACCGAGGCGCTCTCCTTGTTTGTTGGGCTTTGGCTACCGCGTGTTTAGGGCGAGTAGCTGGCGGTCGGCTTTGTCGAGGTCCACTAGCGCGTACTTCTTCTGGCTGGTGATGCTCATTTCGTCGAGCACATCCACCACGTCGCGGTACTTGGCATCGGGGCTGGTTTTGATGAGCACCGTGGCCTGCGGGCTGCGCTGCTTGAGCTGCAGCAGTACTTGCCGCACCCCTGCCGCGCCGAAGTTGGTGGTGCGCAGCTCGGCGGGCGCGTCGGCGGTGTTCAGCCCGAAGAAGTAGTGCACCTGGCTGTTCTTACCCAGGATGAGCGTCAGGGCCTGGCTCGCGCCCACTTCGGTTTTGCTGTCGGCATCGGCTACGGGCATGGTTAGCTGCATCACGTTGGGCTTGGCAAACGTGGTAGTGAGCATGAAGAAGGTGAGCAGCAGAAAGGCCAGGTCCACCATCGGGGCCGTGTCGAGGCGGAAGGCTTGCTTTTTGGCGCGGGGCTTGGTGCTGCGGCTCGGGGCGGAGGTAGGCTGGATGTCGGCCATGGCGGTGGAGGTGTTGGTTGAGGTGTTCACCTGCCAAAACGCCGAGCTTCGCTGGCTTATTGCACCTAGGGTTGCAGGGGGCTACTCGCCGGCGTGCTGCGGTTCATCAAACCACCACACGCGCTCCGGTGCGATGCAGGCGTGCAGCGGTACGTCGCCGGGCCAGGCATCGGTAATGCGCTCCACGGGCGGCTCCAGGCTCAGGCCGATGCGCTGCGCCTTGGGGCACTCCTGCAGAAACCGATCGTAGAAGCCTTTGCCGTAGCCTACGCGGTGGCCCTGCACGTCGAAAGCCAGCAAGG includes the following:
- a CDS encoding ExbD/TolR family protein, producing MADIQPTSAPSRSTKPRAKKQAFRLDTAPMVDLAFLLLTFFMLTTTFAKPNVMQLTMPVADADSKTEVGASQALTLILGKNSQVHYFFGLNTADAPAELRTTNFGAAGVRQVLLQLKQRSPQATVLIKTSPDAKYRDVVDVLDEMSITSQKKYALVDLDKADRQLLALNTR
- a CDS encoding DUF2157 domain-containing protein — translated: MSRKFIEIEGQHWVEQGIISPEQHQRLLALYPEQQRAIGLLPLLGSLLVGLSALSLVAANWQELPELLRLGLLIGSMVAAYLGGEHFLQRGFRSMGIGLVALGLILFGAGIVLTSQMYQLVGYDVTGLLAWVVAAVVLTFIYQSHFLFILAVAIGVLAQGYSVGSLSSYSYASAGLMAGGLGYYWWRRPDALCGAILATGLLWQSALLINHLHIKITWFFVPAMLVYAAGDWQPNRPAARALQAPPLVAAFLFMLGLGMFGEAGSYTDQLRPHFVGFVGALLLVFGLSVAGKRARGHLSSAADWLLLLPGYYFPGGLPLAVAALVVLYAYTGSVLYRGYQEQASDRVNLGTALFILTTMVAYFKLTWEFMDKSLFFLLGGLLLLGLSWYLRRRARAIPPSNPPTH
- a CDS encoding GDYXXLXY domain-containing protein, yielding MKLVPTLFLSEAADKRRRWVALAVAAQVLFILLVAGAGSAISSYGRAVVLRTSPVDPRDLLYGDYVTLNYDISQLPRPLWRGSEAPRRHRPVYVELRPTPAGYYEAVAVYPAEPASLPADHVALRGWIVNVWRQGLQLRYGLERYYVPEGEGRKLERRAGRQPLLVHVSVAPWDQSRITRVETTPKQAERP
- the mnmD gene encoding tRNA (5-methylaminomethyl-2-thiouridine)(34)-methyltransferase MnmD gives rise to the protein MMSDVTKVEVRQTGDGSSTLYVPALDEHYHSTHGALQESVHVFIRAGLEPVLLTADRLQHILEVGLGTGLNALLTLQRSLTARVRIHYDAVETFPLPPDIVEALGIERYVLNPELLDLHRQLHAAPWNTPIDLTPHFELRKLHVALQQAHLPANHYQLVYFDAFAPEKQPDMWTQAVFEQLFAATMRGGILVSYCAKGAFKRSLKAAGWQVEALPGPPGKREMTRARKP
- a CDS encoding thioesterase family protein, translating into MARVKVALPETFSVTVELPVRITDLNYGAHLGNDALVSLLHEARVQFLRHMELAEYNPATKEGMIMSDLAVEYKGEGFYGDVLRVQMAATDLHKYGFDVVYHIQTTEGRDIARAKTGMLCFDYNTRKLALLPEAAAARLVAP